A stretch of Mucilaginibacter terrae DNA encodes these proteins:
- a CDS encoding SDR family NAD(P)-dependent oxidoreductase, translating to MAQTKIALVTGGSRGLGKDMALSLAKKGLNIILTYNSKKDEAEETVAAIEAIGQKAAALQLNVGDANSFDAFIEETKNALQNTFGTDKLDYIINNAGVGVHASFAETTEEQFDMLVNIHFKGAFFLTQKVLPVMNDGGGIVNISTGLARFSTPGYAAYASMKGAIETLTKYQAKELGARGIRANVVAPGAIETDFGGGVVRDNAEVNKGIASVTALGRVGQADDIGSVVAFLCTDDAKWVNAQRIEASGGMFL from the coding sequence ATGGCACAAACTAAAATAGCCTTAGTAACCGGCGGTAGCCGCGGCTTAGGCAAAGACATGGCTTTAAGCCTTGCAAAAAAAGGATTAAACATCATACTCACTTACAACAGCAAAAAAGACGAAGCCGAAGAAACCGTAGCAGCAATTGAAGCTATTGGTCAAAAAGCAGCGGCCCTGCAACTTAACGTGGGCGACGCTAACAGCTTTGATGCATTTATTGAAGAGACAAAAAACGCGTTACAAAACACTTTCGGCACCGATAAACTTGACTATATTATTAATAACGCGGGTGTAGGCGTACATGCGTCTTTTGCCGAAACCACCGAAGAGCAGTTTGACATGCTGGTTAACATACATTTTAAAGGAGCATTCTTTTTAACGCAAAAGGTGTTGCCTGTTATGAATGATGGCGGCGGCATTGTAAACATTTCAACAGGTTTGGCACGTTTTAGCACGCCGGGTTATGCCGCTTATGCATCAATGAAAGGCGCTATTGAAACTCTTACCAAATACCAGGCTAAAGAACTGGGCGCGCGTGGTATAAGAGCCAATGTAGTAGCACCGGGCGCTATTGAAACCGATTTTGGCGGCGGCGTAGTACGCGATAATGCCGAGGTTAATAAAGGTATTGCTTCGGTTACTGCATTGGGCCGGGTGGGCCAGGCAGATGATATAGGCAGCGTAGTAGCATTCTTGTGTACTGATGATGCCAAATGGGTCAATGCTCAACGCATAGAGGCCTCGGGCGGTATGTTCTTATAA
- a CDS encoding lipopolysaccharide biosynthesis protein, with protein MLDKIKQILEKLKNPHIVNLVGNAIMSVLNMVQVAILFNYLPKDKMGVWFFFQGTIGLVDTFRAGLITTAFITSYAGTSKDRSAEVAGSAWFLSSLVTLVFIAVNLIYLAIPYHVPDLGTDLVITWFGLVFVITLPSFIASCVAQAEARFDRLLIIRSVSTSLSITLVLTLIITKNINLMNVIYTGFTAGGVTSLMTIVLGWSRINTFWKKSTQTVKALFAFGKYSVGTSLGSSMFRNSDNYIIKIMLGAKGDAAIAVYNLGLRLTELIEIPLRSFAATIMPPLSAAHNQNNKYHVIYLIKKYSGLLTILMIPVVAGSLLFAEVGIWIVDKEYLTTEAANILRIFMSFALLYPIERFMALALDATNQPQVNAVKLVFMLAANIIGDIVGIWLFGNVYGVAFGTLLPILTGMFISYKWLQRYEKFQMWDVYKIGWLETTWIVKDTWSMLFKKKEAKAE; from the coding sequence ATGTTAGATAAGATTAAGCAGATTTTAGAAAAACTCAAAAACCCGCATATTGTAAACCTTGTAGGCAATGCAATTATGTCGGTTTTAAATATGGTACAAGTTGCCATATTGTTCAATTATCTGCCTAAAGATAAAATGGGAGTGTGGTTCTTTTTCCAGGGAACCATTGGTTTGGTTGATACTTTCAGGGCGGGTTTAATTACCACGGCTTTTATTACTTCTTACGCAGGTACATCTAAAGACCGCTCGGCCGAGGTAGCCGGATCGGCCTGGTTTTTATCGTCGTTGGTAACGTTGGTATTTATAGCGGTTAACCTCATATATCTGGCAATTCCGTACCATGTGCCCGATTTGGGTACTGACCTGGTAATCACCTGGTTTGGGCTGGTGTTTGTTATTACATTGCCCTCATTTATTGCCAGCTGTGTTGCCCAGGCCGAAGCCCGTTTCGACAGGTTGCTCATCATTCGTTCGGTGAGTACTTCATTATCTATTACCTTGGTATTAACCCTCATCATTACCAAAAACATTAATTTAATGAATGTAATTTACACGGGCTTTACAGCAGGTGGAGTTACGAGTTTAATGACTATTGTGCTGGGTTGGTCGCGCATTAATACATTTTGGAAAAAGAGTACCCAAACCGTTAAAGCGCTGTTCGCATTTGGAAAATACAGCGTGGGTACCTCGCTGGGTAGCAGCATGTTCCGTAACTCCGATAATTATATTATTAAGATTATGCTGGGGGCTAAAGGCGATGCTGCCATTGCGGTTTACAATCTTGGTTTACGCTTAACGGAATTGATAGAGATTCCGTTGCGAAGCTTTGCAGCAACCATTATGCCGCCCTTATCGGCCGCTCATAATCAAAATAATAAGTACCACGTTATTTATCTCATTAAAAAATATTCGGGTTTGCTTACCATATTGATGATACCTGTGGTTGCTGGTTCATTGCTATTTGCCGAGGTGGGTATTTGGATAGTAGATAAGGAATATTTGACTACCGAAGCCGCCAACATATTGCGCATCTTCATGTCGTTTGCCTTGCTTTACCCTATAGAGCGTTTTATGGCTTTGGCTTTAGATGCAACCAACCAACCACAGGTAAATGCAGTTAAGCTGGTGTTTATGCTTGCTGCCAATATTATAGGCGATATTGTAGGTATATGGCTGTTTGGTAATGTTTATGGCGTTGCATTTGGTACGTTACTACCTATTTTAACCGGCATGTTCATCAGCTACAAATGGCTGCAACGATATGAAAAATTCCAGATGTGGGATGTGTATAAAATTGGCTGGTTAGAAACAACCTGGATTGTAAAAGATACCTGGAGCATGTTGTTTAAAAAGAAAGAGGCTAAAGCCGAGTAG
- a CDS encoding glycosyltransferase family 2 protein codes for MAAHKFDRVTLLITHYNRSKSLEHLLKRCAEEDLEFEEVVISDDGSRPEHLDYIKLLQTHYKFRLITTPVNKGLGNNINKGQDAVKTQYTLYVQEDFEPTPDFAPNFMNAVKLMDTEEWDLIRFYTFPWAPFPYLKDYKFGYSKMLFKPELWYLNHLKFRLYSDHPHLRRSIFLEKFGRYVEGQRGDPTEYAMCMNFLTKGGKALMFQGPDLFLHEHGALEPNTMVRSKWKLSNSIIIKMARSLYLKGKVVNSTLKYNKLKQ; via the coding sequence ATGGCTGCACATAAATTTGACCGGGTAACCCTTTTAATTACGCATTATAACCGCAGTAAATCGTTAGAGCATTTGCTTAAACGCTGCGCCGAAGAAGATCTCGAATTTGAGGAGGTGGTAATAAGCGATGATGGTAGCCGCCCCGAACACCTCGACTATATTAAGCTGTTGCAAACTCATTACAAGTTCAGGCTTATTACCACGCCTGTTAACAAAGGTTTGGGCAACAATATAAATAAGGGGCAGGATGCGGTAAAAACCCAATATACGCTGTACGTACAGGAGGATTTTGAGCCCACACCCGATTTTGCACCCAACTTTATGAATGCCGTAAAGCTGATGGATACCGAAGAGTGGGACCTCATCAGGTTCTATACCTTCCCGTGGGCACCGTTTCCGTACCTGAAAGATTATAAATTTGGCTATTCGAAAATGCTGTTCAAGCCCGAATTGTGGTATTTAAATCATTTAAAATTCCGCTTGTATTCAGATCATCCGCACCTGCGCCGCAGCATTTTTTTAGAGAAATTTGGCCGTTATGTTGAAGGCCAGCGAGGCGACCCAACTGAATACGCCATGTGCATGAACTTTTTAACCAAAGGCGGCAAAGCACTCATGTTTCAAGGGCCCGACCTGTTTTTACATGAGCATGGCGCTCTTGAGCCTAATACCATGGTGCGCAGCAAGTGGAAACTCAGCAATTCAATTATTATTAAAATGGCGCGCAGCCTTTACCTTAAGGGCAAGGTTGTTAACAGCACGCTTAAGTATAACAAACTAAAACAGTAA
- a CDS encoding glycosyltransferase family 8 protein yields MISTDRRLSVVYACDNNFVPLLAASIKSLEINSAGSQKDIYIIDDGISAANRQKLIRSIGTDEITMKFLLVKDVVGKITIPYFNNAALPVTTFFRLFVHTFIPEGTERVLYLDSDMVVLGNIAELWDIDFGDNIIAAVQDPGIKTLGCSWGGGVRNWQELGYQSEDKYLNAGLLLINLEKWNEFDVCTKALDAAVKYQKHIVYGDQYCLNAVLANRWLALDPEWNHLVDNEKPGAKLLHYIGNKPIYTNYTYSQKYRDIFFDYLNKTEWKNFKFVGALTRRVRMVKRFIRKITG; encoded by the coding sequence ATGATAAGTACCGATAGGCGCTTGAGCGTAGTTTATGCCTGCGATAACAACTTTGTTCCGTTGCTGGCAGCCTCTATTAAATCGTTAGAGATAAACTCGGCCGGTTCACAAAAAGATATTTACATTATTGACGATGGCATAAGCGCCGCTAACCGTCAAAAACTCATCCGGTCAATCGGCACCGATGAGATAACAATGAAATTCCTGTTGGTTAAAGATGTAGTGGGAAAGATAACCATTCCATATTTTAACAATGCCGCTTTACCAGTAACCACATTTTTCCGCCTGTTTGTGCACACGTTCATTCCCGAGGGTACCGAGCGTGTATTATACCTTGATTCGGACATGGTAGTGCTGGGCAACATTGCCGAACTTTGGGATATTGATTTTGGCGATAACATTATAGCCGCCGTGCAAGACCCGGGCATTAAAACCCTGGGCTGTTCATGGGGCGGAGGCGTGCGTAACTGGCAGGAGCTGGGCTATCAATCTGAAGATAAGTACCTGAATGCTGGTTTACTGCTCATCAACCTTGAAAAATGGAATGAGTTTGACGTATGCACCAAAGCACTTGATGCTGCAGTGAAATACCAAAAACATATTGTTTATGGCGATCAATATTGTTTGAATGCCGTTTTAGCCAACCGCTGGTTAGCGTTAGACCCTGAATGGAACCATTTGGTTGATAATGAAAAACCGGGTGCTAAATTACTGCACTACATTGGCAACAAACCAATTTACACTAACTACACCTACAGCCAAAAGTACCGCGATATATTCTTTGATTACCTTAATAAAACGGAGTGGAAGAATTTTAAATTCGTAGGAGCACTTACCCGCCGTGTACGTATGGTTAAACGTTTCATCAGAAAAATAACCGGTTAA
- a CDS encoding 3-oxoacyl-ACP synthase — protein MSDIKKQLHQLCVNYVQQRMDAAQQAINEAQQATNDDTKSSAGDKYETGREMAQQETNRNLAQLNEANKLMVALNQLGTNVQSDIAVPGSLVISDNGLFYLSISAGTLTLNGKSYFAVSPASPIGVKLKGCKTADSFVLNGKTYNIEEVL, from the coding sequence ATGAGCGATATTAAAAAGCAATTACACCAACTTTGCGTAAACTACGTGCAGCAGCGCATGGATGCCGCACAACAGGCTATTAACGAGGCCCAGCAAGCCACCAACGATGATACTAAAAGCAGCGCTGGCGATAAATATGAAACCGGCCGCGAAATGGCCCAGCAGGAAACCAACCGCAATTTGGCGCAACTAAATGAAGCCAATAAGCTAATGGTTGCATTGAACCAATTAGGCACCAACGTACAATCAGATATAGCAGTTCCGGGCAGCTTGGTAATTAGCGATAACGGCCTGTTTTATTTATCAATAAGTGCAGGCACACTTACGCTTAATGGCAAGTCATACTTTGCGGTATCGCCTGCATCACCAATTGGAGTAAAATTAAAAGGCTGCAAAACGGCCGATAGCTTTGTTTTAAACGGGAAAACTTATAACATTGAGGAAGTATTGTAA
- a CDS encoding alpha-N-arabinofuranosidase, translated as MKRSLLILLAGLTFNSYAQKTASVTFSNDSKDTISRHIYGQFAEHLGRGIYGGFWVDKSLPVQKQDRIRLDVVNALKKIKIPNLRWPGGCFADEYHWRDGIGPRDKRPKMVNTNWGGVVEDNSFGTHEFLQLCDLLGTAPYVSANVGSGTVEEMSKWVEYLNFDGASPLTRERAINGHPKAYNVEFFGVGNESWGCGGNMTPEYYAGEYRRYSTYARDYPNAKLKKIASGANAGDYNWTEVLMKNIGARNMWGVSLHYYTLPTNNWSKKGPATGFGEKEYFATLKNSLKMEDLVNKHSAIMDKYDPKKRVALVVDEWGVWTDVEPGTNPGFLYQQNSLRDALVAGTTLNIFNNHCDRVKMAELAQCVNVLQALILTDKEKMILTPTYHVFDMYKVHQDAQYLSLKLNTPDYEFDGEKIPAVNVSASKDKTGKIHITLVNLDAKNSISVSIELKDMVWKAVKGQVLTSSGVADVNTFTKPGAIALKAFSDAKKDGDKLVVNLPAKSIVALELN; from the coding sequence TTGAAAAGATCTTTATTAATCCTCTTAGCCGGCTTAACTTTTAATAGTTACGCCCAAAAAACAGCGAGCGTTACTTTCAGTAACGATTCGAAAGACACCATTAGTCGCCACATTTACGGGCAGTTTGCCGAGCACCTGGGGCGTGGTATTTACGGCGGTTTTTGGGTGGATAAATCTCTGCCGGTTCAAAAGCAAGACCGTATACGCCTGGATGTAGTAAATGCGCTGAAAAAAATCAAAATTCCTAACCTGCGCTGGCCTGGCGGCTGTTTTGCCGATGAATATCATTGGCGCGATGGTATTGGTCCGCGCGATAAGCGGCCTAAAATGGTAAACACCAACTGGGGCGGCGTAGTAGAAGACAATAGCTTTGGTACCCACGAGTTTTTGCAATTGTGCGATCTACTGGGTACTGCACCTTATGTATCGGCCAACGTGGGCAGCGGTACCGTCGAAGAAATGTCGAAATGGGTGGAATACCTGAATTTTGATGGCGCAAGTCCGCTAACCCGCGAACGCGCAATCAATGGTCACCCTAAAGCCTATAATGTAGAGTTTTTTGGCGTAGGTAACGAAAGCTGGGGTTGTGGTGGTAACATGACGCCCGAATATTATGCGGGAGAGTATCGCCGTTACTCAACGTATGCGCGTGATTACCCAAATGCCAAGCTTAAGAAAATTGCCAGTGGCGCAAACGCGGGTGATTATAACTGGACCGAAGTGTTAATGAAAAATATTGGCGCACGCAACATGTGGGGCGTATCATTACACTACTACACACTGCCAACCAATAATTGGAGCAAAAAAGGACCGGCAACCGGTTTTGGCGAAAAGGAATACTTTGCAACGCTTAAAAACTCCCTTAAAATGGAGGATTTGGTAAATAAGCACTCGGCCATTATGGATAAGTACGACCCTAAAAAACGTGTTGCCCTGGTGGTTGACGAGTGGGGCGTATGGACCGATGTGGAGCCGGGAACGAATCCGGGTTTCTTGTACCAGCAAAACAGCTTACGCGATGCACTGGTGGCGGGTACCACGCTCAATATCTTCAACAACCACTGCGACCGTGTAAAAATGGCCGAACTGGCACAATGTGTAAACGTACTGCAGGCACTCATTTTAACCGATAAGGAAAAGATGATACTAACGCCTACTTACCACGTTTTTGATATGTATAAAGTGCACCAGGATGCGCAGTATTTATCTTTAAAGCTTAACACACCCGATTATGAATTTGATGGCGAAAAAATACCGGCGGTAAACGTATCGGCTTCAAAAGATAAAACCGGTAAAATTCACATCACCTTGGTAAATCTGGATGCCAAAAACAGTATCAGCGTAAGCATCGAATTGAAAGATATGGTGTGGAAAGCAGTAAAAGGGCAGGTGTTAACCTCGTCCGGCGTGGCCGACGTGAATACTTTCACCAAGCCCGGAGCTATTGCGCTTAAAGCATTTAGTGATGCTAAAAAAGACGGCGACAAGCTGGTGGTTAATTTACCGGCCAAATCAATTGTAGCGTTGGAGCTCAACTAA
- a CDS encoding ABC transporter permease produces MLKNYIKIAWRSLLNSKGFSFINITGLAIGMTAAMLIGLWIKHELGFDRFHERIDNLYIAYNKSVFDGELSCWSTTPAALGPALKQEFPEVKYSVRVDYTDTHLISYSEKKLEANGFDADADFLKMFSFPLLAGDVVSALNSPYKIIITEGFAKKMFGSSAKAMGKIIKYDNKYDLTVSGVLKNFPSNTRFNCDYITPWSLFRVQFSADEQNWGNNSYRTFIELKPNADLNKVNKKIKNITIRHTNGGEDNQVFLHPFGDYYLHNTFKNGIPTGGRADVVKLFAIVAGFILLIACINFMNLSTARSEKRAKEVGIRKAMGALKQSLVGQFLLESIIISFIAGVFALVLTGFALPYFNMLVSLELNISYADPAFWMVLSGFILFTGILAGCYPAFYLSSFKPVQVLKGTFVAVSAVVTPRKLLVITQFTFAVVMIISTIVIRRQIQYAQDRDSGYEKNNLLYSYFTGDIEKNQELIKRELLASGAARVVSVTSGSFVSSSANSWGLNWAGKPAGAKIVFDQMATKGNFAKVLDVKLVQGRDINPELFPTDSTACLLNESAAKIINAKNPIGQIIDKDFIKWHVVGVIKDFIWGSPYEPIEPMVIMGPAQKWSNVINIRLNKNQPLNTSLKIIESVFKKYNPSFPFNPLFVDKDYQYKFREQVRTANLAGAFAILTIIISCLGLFGLAAYMAASRTKEIGVRKVLGASVLSITTLLSKDFLKLVLASIIIATPIAWYAMNHWLRDYAYRIEVEWWIFALAGLGAIIIALLTVSFQSIKAAIANPVKSLRSE; encoded by the coding sequence ATGTTAAAAAACTACATCAAAATTGCCTGGAGAAGCTTACTTAACAGTAAAGGTTTTTCATTTATTAACATAACAGGTTTAGCTATTGGCATGACAGCAGCCATGCTTATTGGGTTATGGATAAAGCATGAATTAGGTTTTGATCGCTTTCATGAGCGAATTGATAATTTGTACATAGCTTACAATAAATCTGTTTTTGATGGTGAGTTAAGTTGCTGGTCTACAACACCAGCCGCGTTGGGGCCTGCCCTTAAACAGGAATTTCCAGAAGTAAAATATAGTGTTAGAGTTGATTACACTGACACGCATCTTATAAGCTATAGTGAAAAAAAGTTAGAGGCTAATGGCTTTGATGCAGATGCCGATTTCCTGAAAATGTTTAGTTTTCCTTTGTTGGCAGGAGATGTGGTTAGCGCTTTAAATAGCCCGTATAAAATTATTATTACCGAGGGTTTTGCTAAAAAAATGTTTGGCAGCAGTGCTAAAGCTATGGGCAAAATTATTAAGTACGATAATAAGTATGATCTTACAGTAAGTGGGGTACTTAAAAACTTTCCTTCAAATACCCGTTTTAACTGCGATTACATAACTCCATGGTCACTTTTCAGGGTGCAGTTTAGTGCCGATGAGCAAAACTGGGGCAATAATAGCTACCGCACGTTTATTGAATTAAAACCAAATGCTGACCTAAACAAGGTTAATAAGAAGATCAAAAATATTACCATTCGCCATACCAATGGTGGCGAGGATAATCAAGTGTTTTTACATCCATTTGGTGACTATTATCTTCATAATACTTTTAAAAACGGTATACCCACTGGTGGGCGGGCAGATGTAGTAAAGCTATTTGCAATAGTGGCAGGCTTTATCTTGCTAATTGCCTGTATTAATTTCATGAACCTTAGCACCGCCCGTAGCGAAAAACGGGCAAAAGAGGTGGGCATACGCAAAGCTATGGGTGCGCTTAAGCAATCGCTTGTAGGGCAATTCTTACTCGAATCAATAATTATATCATTTATTGCCGGCGTATTTGCACTTGTACTTACCGGGTTTGCTTTGCCATATTTTAATATGCTGGTAAGTTTAGAGCTAAACATATCATATGCAGATCCGGCATTTTGGATGGTGTTATCGGGTTTTATTTTATTTACTGGTATACTGGCCGGGTGCTATCCTGCATTCTATTTATCATCATTTAAGCCTGTACAAGTTTTAAAAGGAACATTTGTGGCAGTGAGTGCAGTGGTAACACCGCGTAAATTACTGGTAATAACTCAATTTACTTTTGCGGTTGTAATGATTATCAGCACCATAGTTATACGCCGCCAAATACAATATGCACAAGATCGTGATAGTGGTTATGAAAAAAACAATCTGCTATACAGCTACTTTACCGGCGATATAGAAAAAAATCAGGAACTCATAAAACGTGAACTTTTAGCCAGCGGGGCTGCCAGGGTAGTGAGTGTTACCAGCGGTAGTTTTGTATCATCGAGTGCAAATTCGTGGGGATTAAACTGGGCAGGTAAGCCTGCAGGTGCCAAAATAGTATTTGATCAAATGGCAACAAAGGGCAACTTTGCCAAAGTACTTGATGTTAAATTAGTGCAGGGACGTGATATTAACCCGGAGCTGTTTCCCACCGATTCTACCGCTTGCTTACTTAACGAATCGGCTGCTAAAATTATAAATGCCAAAAACCCAATAGGGCAAATTATTGATAAAGACTTTATTAAATGGCATGTGGTAGGAGTGATCAAGGATTTTATATGGGGATCGCCCTATGAGCCAATTGAACCGATGGTGATAATGGGCCCGGCTCAAAAATGGAGTAATGTGATTAACATCCGGCTTAATAAAAATCAGCCTTTAAACACCTCGCTTAAAATAATAGAATCTGTATTCAAAAAATACAATCCTTCGTTTCCATTCAACCCGTTATTTGTTGACAAAGATTACCAGTATAAATTCAGGGAACAGGTGCGCACCGCTAATCTTGCCGGGGCTTTTGCAATACTAACCATCATTATATCATGCTTAGGTTTGTTTGGTTTGGCTGCTTACATGGCCGCAAGCCGCACCAAAGAAATTGGTGTACGTAAAGTTTTGGGAGCATCCGTATTAAGCATAACAACATTATTGTCTAAGGATTTTCTTAAACTGGTGTTAGCGTCTATCATAATTGCAACACCAATAGCCTGGTATGCCATGAACCATTGGCTTCGCGATTATGCCTACCGCATTGAGGTAGAGTGGTGGATTTTTGCACTGGCTGGTTTAGGTGCCATAATTATTGCGCTACTAACAGTAAGTTTTCAGTCAATCAAGGCAGCTATTGCTAACCCGGTTAAGAGTTTGCGAAGCGAATAG
- a CDS encoding ABC transporter permease yields MIKNYIKTAWRNLWKGRVFNFMNLLGLSVAVACCALIFMTVFYEFSYDQFHANIDKIQQIYSVTNRVTGTEKSTAMPVPLAPALKSEYGDIKYITRSANGAALIKYGNKELEKDVHYVDADFLRMFTFPLLQGNVNSVFNGLNNVVITESTAKALFGNEPALNKTILFTLGEEQVPFQVSGVLKDIPGNSSIYFDVLVRFEHFPNYKSGINKWDNWSHLAFVQFKDGYNANTFPKQLKPFVEAHYKGDIDLLKRDGAKPDENGSLLSLHVTPFAGTHFSNGFSSVEGNPVSKIYVLSLLAIACFILIIACINFINLSVARGFTRAREVGVRKTLGAGKWQLLTQFWTETVMVCLASTFIGLALCALIISPFKAMFKSRITLSMLFEPMHLLGILVVFLLITALAGFYPALMMMRYKTVAVLKGNMGNTAKPGKLRNTLLVVQFTLSTLLIICTIVTWQQINYLSNKPLGYNKAEVLSIPVSRGLNGDKTLQIMRNELRNNNQVVAVTGSFMNMGMGNDGSSRFSVLGFDMDGKEIRTNVHRVNYDYVKTLDLKLVDGRDFSSQFPGDSTAVVINEAMARSLGGKNLIGKFIPMYPEYKSQVIGIVKDYNFKSLHDKIEPVSLLMRKEYEVNYVFVKVKPGSLLHAYDQIKQSWKRQFPTAEFTGSWLNENTERQYQNERRLSNIFVSGAILAIVISCIGLLAISIMIVIQRTKEIGIRKVLGANVSGIVLLLSRDFIKLVLLAAVIAVPVSWWLMDNWLQGFAYRITIQWWVFVLATLMAILLAFITISFQSVKAALANPVKSLRSE; encoded by the coding sequence ATGATAAAAAACTACATAAAAACTGCCTGGCGCAACCTTTGGAAAGGCCGCGTTTTTAATTTCATGAACCTGTTAGGCTTATCGGTTGCGGTAGCTTGCTGCGCACTCATATTCATGACCGTGTTTTATGAGTTTTCGTATGATCAATTTCATGCAAATATTGATAAGATACAGCAGATCTATAGCGTTACCAATCGTGTAACCGGCACCGAAAAATCGACAGCCATGCCTGTGCCATTAGCCCCGGCGTTAAAATCAGAATACGGTGATATTAAATACATAACCCGCAGTGCAAACGGTGCTGCACTTATTAAATATGGTAACAAAGAACTTGAAAAAGATGTTCATTATGTGGATGCCGATTTCCTGAGAATGTTCACCTTTCCATTGCTACAAGGTAATGTCAATTCAGTTTTTAACGGATTGAATAATGTTGTAATTACCGAAAGTACGGCTAAGGCACTCTTTGGCAATGAGCCGGCCTTAAACAAAACTATCCTGTTTACATTAGGGGAGGAGCAAGTGCCTTTCCAGGTCTCGGGTGTGCTAAAAGATATTCCCGGCAACTCGAGCATCTACTTTGATGTGCTGGTCCGTTTTGAGCATTTCCCCAATTACAAAAGCGGCATTAATAAATGGGATAACTGGTCGCACCTGGCATTTGTACAGTTTAAAGATGGATACAATGCAAATACATTCCCTAAACAACTCAAGCCATTTGTTGAAGCACATTATAAAGGCGACATTGACCTGTTAAAACGCGATGGTGCCAAACCCGATGAAAACGGTAGTTTGCTAAGCTTACATGTAACCCCGTTTGCCGGCACACACTTTAGCAACGGATTTAGCTCGGTAGAAGGTAATCCGGTAAGTAAAATCTATGTGCTCAGTTTGCTGGCTATTGCCTGTTTTATTTTAATTATCGCATGTATCAACTTCATCAATCTTTCGGTAGCCCGTGGTTTTACCCGTGCACGAGAGGTGGGGGTACGTAAAACCTTAGGTGCCGGTAAATGGCAGCTGCTCACCCAATTCTGGACCGAAACCGTTATGGTGTGCCTAGCTTCAACCTTTATTGGTTTGGCATTGTGCGCTTTAATTATCAGTCCGTTTAAGGCCATGTTTAAAAGCCGCATTACTTTGTCAATGCTGTTTGAGCCTATGCATTTGTTAGGCATATTGGTTGTATTTTTATTGATAACCGCTTTGGCGGGCTTTTATCCGGCATTAATGATGATGCGCTACAAAACCGTTGCAGTACTGAAAGGGAACATGGGCAACACTGCTAAACCGGGTAAGCTGCGTAATACTTTACTGGTTGTACAATTCACGCTGTCAACCTTGCTAATTATATGCACCATAGTTACCTGGCAGCAAATTAATTACCTAAGCAATAAACCGCTGGGCTATAACAAAGCCGAGGTGTTGAGCATACCGGTAAGCCGTGGCTTAAACGGCGACAAAACTTTGCAAATTATGCGCAATGAATTACGCAATAACAACCAGGTGGTTGCCGTAACGGGTTCATTCATGAATATGGGCATGGGGAATGATGGTTCAAGCCGTTTTTCGGTACTGGGCTTTGATATGGATGGTAAAGAAATACGAACCAATGTTCATCGCGTTAATTATGATTATGTTAAAACGCTCGACCTGAAACTGGTTGATGGCCGCGATTTCAGCTCTCAATTTCCGGGCGATAGTACGGCTGTGGTTATTAATGAGGCCATGGCCCGTAGCCTGGGCGGCAAAAACCTCATTGGTAAATTTATACCGATGTACCCTGAATACAAATCGCAAGTTATTGGTATTGTTAAAGATTACAACTTTAAATCATTACATGATAAAATTGAGCCGGTATCGCTGCTCATGCGCAAAGAATACGAGGTTAACTATGTATTTGTAAAGGTAAAACCCGGCAGTTTATTGCATGCCTATGACCAGATCAAACAAAGCTGGAAACGCCAGTTTCCTACCGCCGAGTTTACCGGCTCGTGGTTAAATGAGAACACCGAACGCCAGTATCAGAACGAACGCCGCCTGTCGAACATTTTTGTGAGCGGGGCTATCTTGGCTATCGTTATATCATGTATTGGCTTGCTGGCCATATCAATCATGATCGTTATTCAACGCACCAAAGAAATTGGCATACGCAAGGTATTGGGTGCCAATGTATCAGGTATTGTGCTCCTGCTATCGCGAGATTTTATTAAGCTCGTATTGCTGGCCGCCGTTATTGCCGTGCCGGTTTCTTGGTGGCTTATGGATAACTGGCTGCAAGGCTTTGCCTACCGTATTACTATACAATGGTGGGTGTTTGTACTGGCAACTTTAATGGCTATACTGCTGGCTTTTATCACTATCAGTTTTCAATCGGTAAAGGCAGCGTTAGCTAACCCGGTTAAAAGTTTACGAAGCGAATAG